The segment GGTTCAGCCGCATCGGTAAATCGATCAGCGGTATTATCGTAGGCCTGATTTTGCTGCTGATCGGCGTTGGCCTGCTCTTCTGGAACGAAGGCCGCGCCGTCAAAACCTACAAGACTTTGAAGGAAGGTCAGGGGCTGGTTATCGACGTGAGCGCCGAGTCGGTCGATGCCGCCAACGATGGCAAGCTCGTCCATCTGACGGCCGATGCCGTGACGGACGAAATCCTCTCGGACCAAGATTTCGGCGTTTCGGCCAACGCGATCCGGCTGCGTCGAGATGTCGAAATGTATCAGTGGCAGGAAACCGAAAAGAGCGAAACCCGCAAAAAGCTGGGCGGCGGCGAGGAAACGGTGACCACCTACACTTACAGCAAGGCGTGGAGCAGCCAACTGAACAACTCGGCCAATTTTCAGGATCCGGCCGGACACGAAAATCCTGCGGAGTTCCCCTATGACAGCATGACGTGGGATGCCCGGGATGTGGGTGTCGGGGCATTTTATCTGCCTCCCGACCTCGTGGGGAAACTTTCGGACTACAAGGATCTTCCGGTGCGCGATATCCCCGAAGGTGCGCAGTGGCCGGAAGATGCGCGGGCGGACAAAGGCGGTATCTATCTCGGCGCCGATCCCTCCAAGCCGCAAGTCGGCGACGTGCGCATCAAATTTTCCCTCGTCGAGCCCGGCCCCGTGAGCATCGTTGCTGCGCAAAGCGGCGATTCTTTCGCAGATTACCGCGCCGAAGCCGGGGGGGCGATTGCCATGATCGTCCCCGGGAAAGTTCCCGCGCAGCAGATGTTCGAGAATGCGTTGAGCGAAAACACCGTGCTGACTTGGATCCTGCGGCTCGCGGGGTTCATCCTTATTTGGATCGGTTTCAGTCTGATTTTCGCGCCGCTTTCTGTGCTCGCCGACATCGTGCCGCTTTTCGGCAACTTGGTCGGTGCGGCAACGGGTTTGATCGCGTTCCTGCTGGCTCTGGCAGTTGCGCTTACGGTCACGGCCATCGCGTGGCTGTTTTTCCGGCCCTTGCTCGGCATCGCTCTGCTTGTGCTCGCGATCGCGGCTGCCGTGTTCGGATTCCGCGCCTTCCGCAAAAAGCCGCAGGCCGCATGATGAAAAAGTTCCTCGCTACATTTGTCCTGTTCGCTTTTTGCGCCGCAGGTGCGGTCGCGGAAGTCGAGTGGGATCCCGAGATTTACCCGGACAGCCAGATCTTTCCCTCGCTCATCATCGGGACGGCCGCGGTGAAGCCGGAGAATGAAGTGTTTGCCATGTGGGAAGGCAACCATATCGGGGACCGCCAGGGTGTCGTCGGCGCTTCTGTGGAGGGCGTTTCCTCCGGAAGCACGGTGGAGCTCGAGGTGCGGGAGAACGACATCATGAACGCCAGCCACATCAAGGGCACGGCTGAGAACAACGATGCCCTGACCATTTACCCGAAGATTTCCTGGAAATACGACCGGTTGGCGAAGGTCAAGCAAACCGTGCCGATCGATGTCACCATGGAACTCAAAGTCGATGGCAAAAGTCTCGGCGACAAGACTGTCACCGCAACGCTCCGCACGGTGAACGACTGTCTTTTCGGCGTGATGGAACCGGGAGAGGAGGAGAACTATTCGGATTACTCGTGGCTCTTTGCGGCCTATGTGAACGAGAACCATCCTTGGGTTGATCGCACGCTCAAGGAGGCGCTGGATACGAAGATTGTTTCATCGTTCGACGATTACCAGAGCGGCGATCCCCAGCAGGTGCTTCGCCAGGTCTTCGCCATTTGGAACGTCATGCAGCGGAAAGGGCTGCGCTACAGCAATGTCGTCACCACCGCCGCGGAGTCGGAGTCGGTGCACAGCCAGCATGTCCGTCTCTTCGACGAGTCGGTGAAGGCCGCGCAGGCCAATTGCGTGGACGGGTCCGTGCTTCTCGCCGCCGTCTTGCGCAAGATCGGTCTTGATCCGCATCTCGTTTCCGTCCCCGGCCACATGTTTCTCGCGTTTTCCCTCGACGACGAGACGATGGTCGGTCTGGAGACGACAATGATGGGCGATGCGGACCTGCCCGCCGTCGATGGCAAGCGGTTGCGCTCGTTTCTCAAGTTCGATCCCGAGCAACGCAAAAACGACGAGTCTTGGGCCACCTTCGAGGCTGCGCTCGATACGGGGACGCAGGCGCTGGTCGAGGCGTCGGACAAATTCGGCGAAGATCCTGATTACCAGCTCATCGATCTCCAGGCTGCGCGCAACCTCGGTATCTTGCCGGTAAGCAGTGCGGTGACCGACTGATCGCCGCTATAGCAATCGCATCCCTACCCAGAAATCCGCTGCCGCCATCCCCAAGCTTTTGAAGGGCTGCGGAATCAGGGAGAACAAGGGTCCAAGCCGTTTTCCATCGAACCACACGGTCCAACCGCAACGGGCAAACACCCATGGCTCCTGCCCGAGCCACACGACTGCAGGCAAAGGGGAGTTTGGTATTACTTGGACGTCGGCTTGAACGAATTCAGCACGGCCTGCGCCGTGGTGAGGTCGTTGTTGCCTTCCGGGAAAACCGCGGCCCAGATTTCGGCCACCGTTTTCGGCCCGAGGGCGATCATTGCCGAAACGAACTGCACCGCGTTGCCTTCCTTGTCCTTGCCCGTTCCCGCGAGTTGCGCGCCGGGCTGGCCTTCCACGGTGATTTCCTTGGGTTCGTCGAGCTTGATGTCGGTGTAGTTCTCCGCGAGGAACTCGCCCGTCGAATCGAAGATCGAATCGATTTCTTTTTTGGCCTCTTCCTCGTTTTCGCACTCCACGGCGCGGAACTGCAGCACCGATCCGTTCTCGCTTTCGAGCGAGCCGAATTCGCCGACCTCGTCGATGGAAGTCACTTCCCAATCGGCCGGAGCTTCGATGGTGAACATCGAGGCGTCCTGGGTGGGGTAATGCAGTGTCTTTGTTTCGGCTTGCGCGGAAGTCAGCAAAGCCAGCAGTAGAGCCGACAGGGGGAGGGCGAGGAGTTTTTTCATACGCCGTGTATCTTTTCTTCAAGTCGCGGCACTTCAAGCCTTATTTGACAGGGGGGTGCTATTCAGGGCTTTCCCCGGCGCCGGTTTGCTCCTTGGTCTTCACCGAGCCGGCGCAGGCGTCGCCTTCCTCCACGCCTTCGAGCCAGACTTTGAGCGCCGCAGTGCGTTCCTGGGTCAGCTCCGCCAGATAATCCGCCTCGCACATCGGTTGGATGCTGCCGTAGTAGCCCGGTTCCCGCTCGGGATATTTCATCTGCAGCTGCGCGTCGCGAAACGCCACCCAACAGCGCTGAGCCTCCTTGAGGCTGGCGATGAAAGCTTCGTCTCCGGCGTATTCCTCGAGGAGTTTGCGGTAGGTGGTGTTGAGTTCGTCGTCCGCTTCGCGGAGACCCTCGGCTGCCTGCCCGTTCATCTCGAGTTGCGTTTGACCTTGTGCAAGAGGGGCGGTGCAGAGAGAGAGGATCGCAAGCATCAAGACGGTAATTTTCATGCGGGTGCCAGCAATACGCCGGTTCCGGCGGCCTGTCGAACGCTGTTCGCAAGAAAACTTGCCTTGTGCGCCACCAACAGCAGGCCAAACTCCGGCCATGCGCAAGCGTGTCTGGGTGGCCATTG is part of the Chthoniobacterales bacterium genome and harbors:
- a CDS encoding DUF1311 domain-containing protein translates to MLAILSLCTAPLAQGQTQLEMNGQAAEGLREADDELNTTYRKLLEEYAGDEAFIASLKEAQRCWVAFRDAQLQMKYPEREPGYYGSIQPMCEADYLAELTQERTAALKVWLEGVEEGDACAGSVKTKEQTGAGESPE